A stretch of the Thermofilum adornatum genome encodes the following:
- a CDS encoding InlB B-repeat-containing protein, giving the protein MKLHWLVALATIVLASSFLVQAQPVVWRVFSDPSPSIDKALCTCLSGDNVYVIGVENGSTGRIEVRDKNTGNLIKVWRGKGEFYTCTVTGGTLYVGGGNVLATFSLELYEKGRVKLDYAVMQVATDGEYLYIAGWKRLRGNDTAWVIEKRDPALKLVKRYLYNPSIGDEWAWGVGVNPATGELWVVGELYNASSKRLATREGRALILNRELELQRELKIGGEAALAVAFDENGSAYILTAGDILKLSKAGEVQVASSEGLRPGWLLQPERFFNYILFRNLAEVSYSFFNDDDLYNFTNRADFPLGCGITLQGYFYLFSGELVDNRSNHALYVYDENLKNIFSFTLGGEAERDYEFPTGLAVTDGLNLYVAGSDCAKQGREGAKYDCRWVVYALRPAFPVNVTSNAPTQLAGAGWYSPRETVRITAPLTVEELPGVRYVFRMWKVEKPTGSASQANPSLELIVDAPVNLTAVYTRQYMVEVVSPNMLLRNLVRGEGWYDESTMATLSIRNAEVYFSGNVTQGYCTWGCSRASFEGWYKDGKLFSNNPSIVILPVNESVKLEARWRIQHYVGVITDRGSAEGEGWYDDGSYATVKLTATDVDAGLVTYRFERWEGLEAGDVVVERGTVRVLVNRPRSLVAVWREDYTRAYLLLGLLLAVVAVAVFAVKARKRAPSAR; this is encoded by the coding sequence GTGAAGCTACATTGGCTAGTTGCACTGGCGACGATCGTTCTCGCTTCCAGCTTTTTGGTTCAAGCCCAGCCGGTTGTTTGGAGGGTTTTTAGTGATCCTTCGCCCAGCATTGATAAGGCTTTGTGCACTTGTCTTTCCGGTGACAACGTCTATGTAATTGGTGTTGAAAACGGTTCGACTGGTAGGATTGAAGTTAGAGACAAAAATACTGGAAATCTAATTAAAGTTTGGAGGGGTAAAGGAGAGTTTTACACTTGCACCGTTACTGGTGGTACGCTTTACGTTGGCGGAGGCAACGTGCTAGCAACTTTCAGCCTTGAATTGTACGAGAAAGGGCGGGTTAAGCTGGACTACGCTGTCATGCAGGTGGCGACGGACGGCGAGTACCTCTACATAGCTGGGTGGAAGCGTTTACGGGGAAACGATACCGCTTGGGTTATCGAGAAGAGGGATCCCGCCCTGAAGCTAGTGAAAAGGTACCTCTACAACCCCTCAATCGGGGACGAGTGGGCTTGGGGTGTGGGTGTGAACCCTGCTACGGGGGAGCTTTGGGTTGTCGGGGAGCTCTATAATGCGTCGTCGAAACGGCTTGCAACTCGTGAGGGGCGCGCGCTGATCCTAAACCGCGAGCTTGAGCTCCAAAGGGAGCTAAAAATAGGTGGTGAGGCAGCGTTAGCCGTAGCGTTCGACGAAAATGGTTCAGCGTACATTCTAACTGCCGGTGACATATTGAAACTGAGCAAAGCTGGAGAGGTGCAGGTAGCCAGCAGCGAAGGACTTCGCCCAGGCTGGCTTCTGCAACCTGAGCGCTTTTTCAACTATATCCTCTTCAGGAATCTCGCAGAGGTTTCTTACTCTTTCTTCAATGATGATGACCTATACAATTTTACTAACCGTGCAGATTTCCCCCTTGGATGCGGGATAACGCTTCAAGGGTACTTTTACCTCTTCAGCGGGGAGCTCGTTGATAACCGTTCTAACCATGCATTATATGTTTATGATGAAAATCTTAAAAACATATTCAGTTTCACGTTGGGAGGGGAAGCCGAAAGAGATTACGAGTTCCCTACCGGCCTAGCGGTGACCGACGGTCTCAACTTGTACGTTGCCGGCAGCGATTGCGCTAAGCAAGGGAGAGAGGGGGCCAAGTACGATTGCCGGTGGGTGGTTTACGCGTTGCGCCCAGCTTTCCCTGTAAACGTGACGTCAAACGCGCCTACGCAGCTGGCTGGAGCTGGATGGTACTCGCCTAGGGAGACTGTTAGGATTACCGCACCTCTAACGGTCGAAGAGCTTCCCGGTGTTCGCTACGTGTTTAGAATGTGGAAGGTCGAAAAGCCTACTGGGAGCGCATCACAGGCGAACCCCTCGCTCGAGCTTATCGTCGATGCGCCAGTCAACTTAACAGCTGTGTACACGAGGCAGTATATGGTCGAGGTTGTATCGCCTAACATGCTCTTGCGCAACCTGGTGCGCGGGGAGGGCTGGTACGATGAAAGCACAATGGCTACGCTGAGCATCAGGAATGCCGAAGTGTACTTCTCCGGTAACGTGACGCAAGGATACTGCACCTGGGGCTGCAGCAGAGCTTCGTTCGAAGGTTGGTACAAGGACGGCAAACTGTTTTCGAACAACCCATCAATCGTCATTCTACCCGTGAACGAGTCGGTGAAGCTGGAGGCGAGGTGGAGGATTCAGCACTACGTTGGGGTGATTACAGACCGCGGCTCAGCGGAGGGGGAAGGTTGGTACGACGATGGGAGCTACGCTACGGTGAAGCTTACCGCGACTGACGTTGATGCAGGGCTCGTGACGTACCGCTTCGAAAGGTGGGAGGGCTTAGAGGCAGGAGACGTGGTTGTGGAGCGCGGCACCGTGAGGGTGCTTGTAAACCGGCCTAGGAGCCTGGTTGCCGTTTGGAGGGAGGACTACACGCGCGCCTACCTGTTGCTCGGGCTACTGTTAGCCGTTGTAGCAGTAGCCGTATTTGCAGTGAAAGCTAGAAAGCGCGCTCCAAGTGCTCGATAA
- a CDS encoding HEPN domain-containing protein, translating into MAVGRIEDARARLYAAENHLKEHDYSGAMLEAQMCMELSIKALLDKLGISYKTREGRIPHDVSDKIPEAYEKLKQCPQDLKEYEVKSIRVELARSAVLLRLLTSIREYLEYGVNGLAGSKEVFEFTFAEKLAATIVEQVRNSYWRIYDLINRLEKGATIA; encoded by the coding sequence ATGGCTGTTGGCAGAATAGAGGATGCCCGAGCGAGGCTTTACGCAGCAGAGAACCATCTCAAAGAGCATGATTACTCCGGTGCAATGCTCGAAGCCCAAATGTGCATGGAGCTCTCGATTAAGGCTCTTCTCGACAAGCTGGGCATAAGCTATAAGACTAGGGAGGGGAGGATACCACACGATGTCAGTGATAAAATCCCCGAAGCTTATGAGAAGCTGAAGCAATGCCCGCAGGACTTGAAGGAATACGAAGTTAAGTCGATAAGAGTGGAGTTAGCTAGATCCGCTGTGCTCTTGCGGCTCTTAACTTCGATCAGAGAGTATCTGGAGTATGGCGTGAATGGGTTAGCGGGTTCTAAGGAAGTATTCGAATTCACATTCGCTGAGAAGCTAGCAGCTACTATTGTTGAACAGGTGAGGAACTCCTATTGGAGAATCTATGATTTGATTAACAGACTAGAGAAAGGCGCAACGATAGCCTAA
- a CDS encoding EVE domain-containing protein has protein sequence MNYWTLVGTLDNWMIGIERGVWGVRERARPLWGKVQPGDKVVFYAVKTGVLGYGTVEGKFESREPLWPKEKERGEPIWPLRLKIRVEKVFGEPKKKPAKMLVGFAINKLDPETFREIAR, from the coding sequence ATGAATTACTGGACTCTTGTCGGTACGCTTGACAACTGGATGATTGGAATCGAGAGGGGCGTCTGGGGCGTCAGGGAGAGGGCTAGGCCGCTCTGGGGCAAGGTACAGCCGGGCGACAAGGTCGTCTTCTACGCCGTCAAGACAGGCGTCCTTGGCTATGGGACCGTGGAGGGCAAGTTCGAGAGCAGGGAGCCTCTCTGGCCCAAGGAAAAGGAGAGAGGCGAGCCCATCTGGCCCCTAAGGCTCAAAATAAGGGTCGAAAAGGTCTTTGGGGAGCCAAAAAAGAAGCCAGCCAAGATGCTGGTAGGCTTCGCAATAAACAAGCTGGACCCAGAAACATTTAGAGAGATAGCGCGCTAG